A genomic window from Chanos chanos chromosome 14, fChaCha1.1, whole genome shotgun sequence includes:
- the tmem44 gene encoding transmembrane protein 44 — protein MVALDIVNFISIISPFCLCFKSKKGKRLRIVSKRRRQNLLAASFLFIMGGGVYMGMSAQHLPTDKPPSRRKLLGVFLNHHAEFLGYALGLLSFAINWTARFPSFLKARRGEMNSAVHMSSGVLCVLAGALYSTAVVLHDQQLGFILRAMPWLLAAACCAVLDLSVSFLKTTCGCLAELTYPPSVYDVHQKPPYVRPLGSEMESLLRNSSHCAKNKPKGKAINKPLAQSNTYKMTDMGQYMDVNVQPGRKVCLKEVRISQDGQLACQTVKRTERVIRVDGPYSSNSSSDTSTLNSELEWDFEEANQQWIKNNKVSRDAEPAEAFPLQEWVTSPQAEADPRSGSHICLCNRARLAERMVSREPLDLSLTVSDSAK, from the exons ATGGTGGCTTTGGATATTgtcaatttcatttcaattatTTCCCCTTTTTGTCTGTGCTTCAAGTCAAAAAAAG GAAAGAGACTGAGAATAGTGTCTAAGAGGAGGAGGCAGAATCTCCTGGCTGCTTCCTTTCTGTTCATCATGGGTGGGGGAGTTTATATGGGAATGAGTGCCCAGCACCTGCCAACGGACAAACCTCCCAGCAGGAGGAAACTCCTCGGCGTTTTCTTAAAT CATCATGCGGAGTTCTTGGGCTATGCACTGGGACTGCTGTCATTTGCCATTAACTGGACTGCACGCTTTCCATCCTTCCTCAAAGCA CGGAGAGGGGAGATGAATTCTGCTGTCCATATGTCCTCTGGGGtcctgtgtgttttggctggAGCCCTCTATTCCACAGCCGTAGTGCTCCATGACCAGCAGCTGGGCTTCATTCTGCGGGCCATGCCATGGCTGCTGGCTGCAGCCTGCTGTGCTGTCCTGGATCTCTCTGTATCCTTCTTAAAAACAACCTGTGGGTGTCTCGCTGAACTCACTTACCCTCCAAGTGTGTACGA CGTCCATCAGAAACCTCCATATGTTAGGCCCTTAGGCTCAGAGATGGAGTCTCTGCTGAGGAATTCCAGTCACTGTGCCAAGAATAAACCCAAAGGAAAAGCCATTAATAAGCCATTAGCACAGAGTaatacatacaaaatgacaGATATGGGCCAGTACATGGATGTGAACGTTCAGCCTGGGAGAAAG GTGTGTTTAAAGGAGGTGCGGATCTCCCAGGACGGTCAGTTGGCCTGTCAGACGGTGAAGAGGACAGAAAGGGTGATTAGGGTGGATGGACCTTATTCCTCCAACAGCTCTTCAGACACCTCCACCCTCAACTCTGAACTGGAG TGGGACTTTGAGGAGGCAAATCAGCAGtggattaaaaacaacaaagtctCTCGAGACGCGGAGCCAGCGGAAGCGTTCCCTTTGCAGGAGTGGGTGACCAGTCCCCAGGCGGAGGCTGATCCTAGGTCTGGCTCTCACATCTGCCTGTGCAACCGTGCCAGACTAGCTGAGAGGATGGTCTCTAGAGAACCACTTGACCTGAGCTTGACTGTTTCTGATTCTGCTAAGTAA
- the lsg1 gene encoding large subunit GTPase 1 homolog: MGKKKSRGEGSGLGRALIKERLNAGRGTRRNDSWLHTSELNDGYDWGRLNLQSVTEQSSLDDFLATAELAGTEFVAEKLNIKFVPAESRAGLLTAEESKRLKKLHEDNKQFLRIPRRPHWDENTSPEVLQQAEKDSFLEWRRQLAVLEEEQKLILTPFERNLDFWRQLWRVIERSDIVIQIVDARNPLLFRCPDLEKYVKEVSEHKVNMLLLNKADLLTREQRRTWAQYFQREGVRAAFWSALAEGERLDAEEKGEDVGGEEESDAERDEAMETSGRPPIEKRELDERSEGNQETEESDSEDERRRVRFEDCVEEGDWQTCSEISEDEEDEEETKEQGREQSDGSSFRNSSRLLRKQELLDLFKSAHSGTRCKEGQLTVGLVGYPNVGKSSTINTILRNKKVSVSATPGHTKHFQTLFVEPGLCLCDCPGLVMPSFVSTKAEMICSGILPIDQMRDHVPAVSLVCQTIPRAVLEGTYGINIIRPREDEEPDRPPTSEEFLTAYGYMRGFMTTHGQPDQSRSARYVLKDYVSGKLLYCHPPPHVDAKDFQPQHKGFINRTAETELQPSHTSNKQPKVKRIENTVDKSFFHQENVRALTKGVQTVMGYKPGSGPQDQGKVGSEQQAGKPWKKHGNRNKKEKLRRINKHLDA; the protein is encoded by the exons atggggaagaagaagagccgAGGAGAAGGTTCTGGTCTCGGCAGGGCTTTGATTAAGGAGAGACTCAACGCTGGACGGGGGACCAGGAGAAATGATTCTTGG CTCCACACCAGTGAACTGAATGATGGCTATGACTGGGGCCGTCTCAATCTCCAGTCCGTCACAGAGCAGAGCTCACTGGACGATTTCTTGGCCACAGCAGAACTGGCAGGAACAGAGTTTGTTGCCG AAAAGCTCAACATCAAGTTTGTGCCTGCTGAGTCTAGAGCCGGTTTACTGACAGCAGAAGAATCTAAAAGATTGAAGAAACTCCATGAAGACAATAAACAGTTCCTACGAATTCCTCGCAG GCCACACTGGGATGAGAACACAAGCCCTGAGGTTCTACAGCAGGCGGAAAAGGACAGCTTTCTGGAGTGGAGACGACAGTTGGCAGT GCTGGAGGAAGAACAAAAGTTGATTCTCACTCCTTTCGAAAGGAATCTGGATTTCTGGAGGCAGTTGTGGCGAGTGATAGAGAGGAG TGACATTGTGATCCAGATTGTTGATGCCAGAAACCCACTGCTATTCCGTTGTCCAGATCTT GAGAAATATGTGAAGGAGGTCTCCGAGCATAAGGTGAACATGCTGTTGTTGAATAAAGCAGACCTGCTcaccagagagcagaggagaaccTGGGCCCAGTACTTCCAGAGGGAGGGGGTCCGAGCCGCGTTCTGGTCCGCTTTGGCTGAGGGAGAACGACTGGACGCGGAGGAGAAG GGAGAAGATGTAGGAGGTGAAGAAGAGAGTGATGCGGAGCGTGACGAAGCCATGGAAACCAGTGGCAGACCTCccatagaaaagagagagttggATGAGAGGAGTGAAGGGAACCAAGAGACTGAAGAGAGTGATTCTGAGGacgagaggagaagagtgagatTTGAGGACTGCGTGGAGGAAGGAGATTGGCAGACCTGCTCCGAGATATCAGAGGATGAAGAAGACGAGGAGGAAACGAAGGAGCAGGGAAGAGAACAGTCAGACGGCTCATCCTTCCGAAACTCCAGTCGTCTGCTGCGTAAACAGGAGTTGCTGGACCTCTTTAAATCAGCACACTCTGGGACCAGGTGTAAAGAAGGTCAGCTCACTGTGGGACTG GTGGGTTACCCTAATGTTGGCAAGAGCTCCACTATCAACACCATTCTCCGAAACAAGAAAGTCTCAGTTTCAGCTACCCCTGGTCACACCAAGCACTtccag ACCCTGTTTGTGGAGCCCGgtctatgtctgtgtgactgtccCGGCCTCGTCATGCCCTCCTTCGTTTCCACCAAAGCCGAGATGATCTGCAGCGGGATCCTGCCCATCGATCAGATGAGAGATCACGTCCCTGCCGTCTCTTTA GTGTGTCAGACCATCCCCCGGGCTGTGTTAGAAGGCACGTACGGCATAAACATCATCAGACCGCGGGAAGACGAGGAACCCGATCGCCCGCCCACGTCCGAGGAGTTTCTGACCGCCTACGGAT ATATGAGGGGTTTTATGACCACACATGGACAGCCTGACCAGTCGCGGTCAGCTCGCTATGTCCTGAAAGACTACGTCAGT ggGAAGCTCCTGTATTGTCACCCTCCTCCACATGTTGACGCGAAAGATTTCCAGCCGCAGCACAAAGGGTTCATTAACaggacagcagagacagaactacagccctcacacacctcGAACAAACAGCCCAAAGTCAAACGCATTGAGAACACAGTTGACAAAAGCTTCTTCCATCAG GAAAATGTCCGTGCACTGACCAAAGGCGTTCAGACGGTGATGGGCTATAAACCAGGCAGCGGACCCCAGGACCAGGGTAAAGTTGGTTCAGAGCAACAAGCCGGCAAGCCATGGAAGAAACATGGCAACAGGAACAAGAAGGAGAAACTGCGAAGGATTAACAAACACCTGGATGCTTAA